The Rosa rugosa chromosome 3, drRosRugo1.1, whole genome shotgun sequence sequence GACGTGAAAACAAAGTCCGGAGCTCCGGTGACCACGTGGACGTCATGCCCGGCGAGAATCAGGTGACGCACCACCTACCAAAATCATCGCATTTTGTGGTGATCGTGATCAGCCAATCTAgagtgaaaagaaattgagagagagagagagaatcggaaCCTCGACGACGCGAGTGGCGTGGCCGAAGCCGTGGCCGGTGACGTAGTAAGCGAAGACGAGGTGGTTCCTGGACGCGGAGACTCCGTCGGCCTCTTCCTCAATCCTCATAGCTCCGTCCGTTTGACGTAGTAGTAAGAAAAGAATGTGATCAAACAGTGACTGGGACTGGGTTTGAAATATAGATAGAGACACGGTAATTAATTGTAATTATTTATggagaatcaaaatcaaaagatacggattggattggattggattggattgaaTTGAGAGGATAAACACGGTTCCGATGTCATCGGGACACTTTTAACTCGTCACTGAtgatcttcctcttcttctcttctctcctctcttctgGGTTGAGTTAGCAACACGTCACTGCCACGTCAACTCAACGGACTACTGATCCCTAATGATTTACCTACCATTTCAAACTCGCACGTTCCCTACAAATTCGCTGGGGCTTTTCTTTGTTGGCATTTTTGGATAAGGATCGTCtgaatttaccctttttttttttttttctttttcctttttttttcttgtacgGCATGAACAGAGAATGCAAGAGCTCTCGATTAAGAGATGCTGGGGGTGCAATGGCTTGTCGAGTATGTTATATTTCCTATGAGGTATCCCAACGAGCAATCATACGAGTCGAGTATATTCTAAGAGGATTTCAACATCAACTCAAAACTATTATTCTTgtgctcttcttcttttcttttgctctTTATACCAATAATGTCACTAGAGTTAGTTGCATCATGAATAGTCAAAtggttctttctttctttaccaTAGAATATACACATTACTGTTTTTTTTCTCATAATCAAACTATTTTGTCATGGTAAGAGCTGGTTAAGAACTCACCAATAATCAAATCTTCTACTCTCATTCAAATGCTTTTTTTTAGGAGAATCTAGTTGACAACAAGCCTAACGTTCGGCTTGTTTATCTAATCTAGTCAAGCCTCTTAGCCTCTTATATATCTAATCTAACCAAAACATGTTAACCACAAGTTAAGTGAACATGTGACATGTCTTTCCCGTCCAAAATCCAAAGAAGATATACCAATTCAGCCCAATGAAGTAAAAACGGAAGAATACCAGTGGGCCGGCTCTTGGGCTCCCAATGAACTAATTTTATCAATCGGGTCGGGCCTTCAAAGACCAGTACAGAGCCTTAGGGCGGTCTcatctctctatatatatataggtactCGTGGACCTCCCTCATCACTCATTCTAGGGTTTATCAGGTCTGCGCCGAATTTGTCTGCGGGAAAACTCTCCCGTCTCCATGATCCACAAAACGCTCCTCCTGATTGTGAGACTCAGGCACCTGTTGTGAATCATGGAGATGGGGCATCTTTCTCAAACCCAGATCTTGTAGTGATTGATATTCcttttgtttgagttttggTGAAAATCCAAGGAGATTTATGGGGCTGGAGTTTGACTCTTTGGCTATTATCACCGTTCCATAGAGATGAATGCAGCTTCCCTATATCAATCTCTCAACCTTTCCACACATAAATTCGCCGGCTTTTCATGCTGGCGGGTTTCCTGTCGAGGCTGATACATTTTAGCCCCCAATTGTTTAGATTTTGGGTCTTCGTTTTTGTGTTTGCTAttttcaaataaaagaaaacgtTTGGTGTTTTCAAATTGTATGAACGAATAGTGTTTGATTCGAGTGGTAATTCAGGCAACCCCTTTGCGATGACAATGGCAAAGGAGGTGTTTAGCTGCTCGTAAAGTAAGTTCTTTTGCTCTTCAGACTTGCTGAGATGACTCTTTGAAGCTGGTCTAGTAAGCATTAGTACATTTTATCTTGTTTACAAGGTTTAGTATCTGAAACAAAGTTGCTTTGGTGAGTCCAAATTTGCAGAATGCTTCGTTTTGATCATCTATCAGATCATTCTTGGTTGCATGCTGTACTTAATTGTGGTCTTGGACCCATAGTTCTCTTTCTGGAATATGATTCTATTAGCTTTGCAATACATGGCAAAAATCAATGACATTTCAGAGCCATTCATGACAAATGTACCCTAAAAAGATAAGGGGAGCTCTGAAAACAGAACAAGTAAAAGTCTCTGTGTAACAAAATTCTCCTCCAAAATGTTGAAGAACACACTAACAACATAATTATGAACCGGAGAACTGGTAATACAATCTTCCGAGTACAATTCTACCAGGGAAAGCAGTTCAACATGGTGCTACTAGCTACCAAGTGTCTTCCGATTACAATTCTACCAGGAAAAGCAGTTCAACATGGTGCTGCTAGCTACCAAGTGATGGGGGTGATAGTGTTATTGAGCAGCTGTGGCTCCATACAATGGAGTTGTTGCTGTTGCTGCCAGCGTTGTAATTCAAAAGATCCATCCATCATAACACCTAACTCAGAAGATTTAGAGCCATCAGAACTGTTATCATCTGTGTCCATCATTTCAACTTCTTCAGCTTGCATTGGCTCCGAAAGACCGGCTGCCTGTGTCTCTGAACTTGAGTATGGAGGCCAATTAGATTCAACCCAAGGAACAATAGCCAAACAGCCATTTGAATCTTCTCTGTCACTTTGCTCAGCCTCTACTGGTTTTGACCACTTTAAACTTCCCTGTGTAAAGATATGGTCTGCCGGAGAGAGATTGATCAGCATTTTACAATTCAGAATCATCACCAAACATGAAGAGAACACTTTCTGGGACACTAAATATTAAGCTGTAGCAGTTAAGCATTTCGAAATCATCAATCATGTATAATTGAAGCTCCCAAATGAACACAATATGAAGCAAAATCAGCTCATTAACAGCAATATAGAGTCTCACCTCTTAAACCCGGAATCAAGTCCGAATTCACAATGATAGAGAAATCATTGGAAGCAGGAGTCTTGTAAAACGTATTCGCAGGGTTGTAGAGCACAAGAGCCTTCTCATTTTCCTCAGGCAATGCCAACGGCTCCATCGGCAAAGCCCCTTTCTGCATCTCGCTGGGGCATGCCAAGGCCTGTTCCTGTGCTAGCCTTTGCTCCAAGGCCTCAATTCCACCACTCTGGTCTTCCGCCATAGTCGAAAACAAATCAGCATCCTACAATTCCACAGCAATAATCAAAACTTGCCCATCCAAAACTGTAACAAGAattcaatttagggtttagggtattACCAGTCGCCTGGATTTAGAGAAATGAGGCGACAAGTCGTCGAATGCTTCTTTTCGCTTCAAAGGCCGATTCTGTGGTGGCGTTTGATCAAGCACCTGGAATGCACTACTTCCATCTCCGTTCACGGCTCCGATGAAGTTAGCATCCTAAATTCCACAACCAAAAATTAGAAAATCGCCGATTGAAAATAACAACTTTCCCGAAACGGAAAGATGCGATTAGAATCCATATCCATAAACCCTAAATTGCAGAGAATTGGAATCTAAGAGAGCGAAAAATTAGCGAGTGCGGAGTGCGCACCAGTCGCCGGGACTTGGATGACGGAGACGACATGTCGTCGAATACGAGGTCTTTccgcttcatcttcttcttcgccTCCAAACCCCTAAATCAAGAGAGAAGATTTCTTCGCAATTGGCGCCGTCTGTTAATTATTTGGGGGATTTATAATTTGGATTGGTATTTGGGATTTGATTTTCTACTGGTTTTAAGGGGCAAGTTCTCGGTGGTTCTCTGGAAGTTTCTTCATCTTTCCCGCTCCCGCCCGTAATATCCGGACAAGGCCCAATGCTGTGTAGCCCAACTACTAGAGTCATCCTTCTCACTAGGGCCCAATTTACAAGGCCCAGTTTGATTGCTGGCAAATGACAACAATATTGCTAGGGAGGTTGGTGAATGCGAGAAAAAATTTAGGGTAAGAGAATGGACGTTGCTTTGTAGTTTTGCTCAAAACACTAGTGACCTTGTAGATTTGTTTCAAACTAGTAGTTCGAAAGATAAAGATTGTGCAGTTGTACCTTCGTTTCAAAGTTTGAAGTTCAAGGTTTAAAAAGATAAACATAGTGAGTTTGTATAGTGGTTTATGTGTTGAAGTTAAGCTATGAGCTTAAGACCTATCACTAGCAACCATAGCTTATACTAAAAGTTAAGGCTCGTAAGGATTACCTTACGTTCGAACAAAATAGGTTTCTCGATAATAGTGTAATGAATATTAGATTAAAACTTTTGATTGTTTATCTTGTCAGACAGTCTGACATGTTATGTTGTTAGATTGTCGATACATATAGATAGTTCTATAAGTTAACTATAAAAAAATAGCACAATGCACATCTAATACTCGTACATTCCTCATCATATCCATTCTATGAACAAAATTGGTTGGGAAACAAAATGCAAGGAGCTCCGGAAGAGAGAGAACACGAAGAAAATCCCTCCCAGGGA is a genomic window containing:
- the LOC133738287 gene encoding uncharacterized protein LOC133738287 isoform X1, translating into MKRKDLVFDDMSSPSSKSRRLDANFIGAVNGDGSSAFQVLDQTPPQNRPLKRKEAFDDLSPHFSKSRRLDADLFSTMAEDQSGGIEALEQRLAQEQALACPSEMQKGALPMEPLALPEENEKALVLYNPANTFYKTPASNDFSIIVNSDLIPGLRDHIFTQGSLKWSKPVEAEQSDREDSNGCLAIVPWVESNWPPYSSSETQAAGLSEPMQAEEVEMMDTDDNSSDGSKSSELGVMMDGSFELQRWQQQQQLHCMEPQLLNNTITPITW
- the LOC133738287 gene encoding uncharacterized protein LOC133738287 isoform X2 — its product is MKRKDLVFDDMSSPSSKSRRLDANFIGAVNGDGSSAFQVLDQTPPQNRPLKRKEAFDDLSPHFSKSRRLDADLFSTMAEDQSGGIEALEQRLAQEQALACPSEMQKGALPMEPLALPEENEKALVLYNPANTFYKTPASNDFSIIVNSDLIPGLRA